From Solwaraspora sp. WMMD1047, the proteins below share one genomic window:
- the hutF gene encoding formimidoylglutamate deiminase, with amino-acid sequence MTRWHAEFGWPAGAAEPVADLLIEVVDGRFGAVTVGVSPPPPDAVRLPGLTLPGLANTHSHAFHRALRGRTQGGPGDFWSWRDRMYAVADRLDPDSYLALARATYAEMALAGITCVGEFHYLHHAPGGTRYADPNAMGVALIEAAAQAGIRLTLLDTAYLTATVDGRPLTGPQLRFGDGDAAGWANRATALDRATTLHPAMALDPAAAPGRGTAPGWAAGRVRRGAAIHSVRAVPADQLAEVAGWAAERSAPLHLHLSEQPAENDACLAYHGKTPTALLAGAGVLGPATTAVHGTHLTGADLAALGRTGTGVCLCPTTERELADGIGPARALADAGSPLSLGTDSHAIIDMFEEARAVESHERLRTTRRGHFRPDELLRTATAAGHAALGWPDAGAIRPGDRADLVTIALDSARTAGVPPAGALFAATAADVTHVLVDGRPVVTAGRHLSIDVPAELRAAIAAVTDER; translated from the coding sequence CTGACTCGCTGGCACGCCGAGTTCGGCTGGCCGGCGGGTGCCGCCGAGCCGGTCGCCGACCTGTTGATCGAGGTCGTGGACGGCCGGTTCGGCGCGGTCACCGTCGGGGTCAGCCCGCCGCCGCCGGACGCCGTCCGGCTGCCCGGCCTCACCCTGCCCGGCCTGGCCAACACCCACTCGCACGCCTTCCACCGGGCGCTGCGCGGGCGTACCCAGGGCGGGCCGGGCGACTTCTGGAGCTGGCGGGACCGGATGTACGCGGTCGCCGACCGGCTCGACCCGGACAGCTACCTGGCGCTGGCCCGCGCCACCTACGCCGAGATGGCGTTGGCCGGGATCACCTGCGTGGGCGAGTTCCACTACCTGCACCACGCGCCGGGCGGCACCCGCTACGCCGACCCGAACGCGATGGGCGTCGCGCTGATCGAGGCCGCCGCCCAGGCCGGCATCCGGCTCACCCTGCTCGACACCGCCTACCTGACCGCCACCGTGGACGGCCGGCCGCTGACCGGGCCGCAGCTCCGATTCGGCGACGGCGACGCCGCCGGCTGGGCCAACCGGGCCACGGCACTCGACCGGGCCACCACGCTCCACCCGGCGATGGCGCTCGACCCGGCTGCGGCGCCCGGCCGGGGTACCGCGCCCGGATGGGCCGCCGGGCGGGTCCGGCGCGGTGCGGCCATCCACTCCGTGCGGGCGGTCCCCGCCGACCAGCTCGCCGAGGTGGCCGGCTGGGCCGCCGAGCGGTCCGCACCCCTGCACCTGCACCTATCGGAGCAGCCCGCCGAGAACGACGCCTGTCTGGCGTACCACGGAAAAACGCCGACCGCGTTGCTGGCCGGCGCGGGCGTGCTCGGCCCGGCCACGACGGCGGTCCACGGCACCCACCTGACCGGCGCCGACCTGGCCGCGCTGGGCCGGACCGGCACCGGCGTCTGCCTCTGCCCCACCACCGAACGGGAACTGGCCGACGGGATCGGGCCGGCACGGGCGCTGGCCGACGCCGGCAGCCCGCTGAGCCTCGGCACCGACAGCCACGCGATCATCGACATGTTCGAGGAGGCCCGCGCAGTGGAGTCGCACGAACGGTTGCGCACGACCCGGCGCGGCCACTTCCGCCCGGACGAGCTGCTGCGGACCGCCACCGCCGCCGGGCACGCGGCGCTGGGCTGGCCGGACGCCGGCGCGATCCGCCCCGGCGACCGGGCCGACCTGGTCACCATCGCGTTGGACAGCGCCCGCACCGCCGGCGTCCCGCCGGCGGGCGCGCTCTTCGCAGCCACCGCAGCCGACGTCACCCACGTGCTTGTCGACGGTCGGCCGGTGGTCACCGCCGGGCGGCACCTGTCGATCGACGTGCCGGCCGAGCTGCGGGCGGCGATCGCGGCGGTGACCGATGAGCGGTGA
- a CDS encoding allantoate amidohydrolase, which translates to MSGAPGGGDTGGTAAGFRAAWDEIAPVGRDPGSGGYLRYGFSEPVRRLEEWFRDRVQRMGGRLETDGNGNLFAWWGPDAGGNGQRAGRSGDAAGGLLLGSHFDSVPHGGGYDGPLGIVSALLAVTDLLDRGGPPRRPVGVAAFAEEEGARFGVPCLGSRLLTGDIAPERAAALTDPDGVTFEAALGGPPAGARPELLAGLAAFVELHVEQGRALAELAAPIGIGSGIWPHGRWRLELTGEANHAGTTRMADRRDPMLTFAFAVLAVNKEARLRGAHATVGRVRVEPNATNAVPSRVAGWLDARAADRHVLDALVETVHRKVAERADRDGTTVTLTPESASPAVDFDADLVGRLRRALGDDVPVLPTAAGHDAGILAAHLPTAMLFVRNPTGVSHSPAESAADADCAAGVQALTDLLTALACD; encoded by the coding sequence GTGAGTGGCGCGCCGGGCGGCGGCGACACGGGCGGCACGGCCGCCGGGTTCCGGGCCGCGTGGGACGAGATCGCGCCGGTCGGCCGCGACCCGGGCAGCGGCGGCTACCTGCGGTACGGCTTCAGCGAGCCGGTCCGGCGGCTGGAGGAGTGGTTCCGGGACCGGGTCCAGCGCATGGGCGGGCGGCTGGAAACCGACGGCAACGGCAACCTCTTCGCCTGGTGGGGCCCGGACGCTGGCGGCAACGGCCAGCGCGCCGGCCGGAGCGGCGACGCGGCGGGCGGGCTCCTGCTCGGCAGCCACTTCGACTCCGTCCCGCACGGCGGTGGCTACGACGGGCCGCTCGGCATCGTCAGCGCCCTGCTCGCCGTCACCGACCTGCTCGACCGGGGCGGTCCGCCGCGCCGGCCGGTCGGGGTGGCCGCGTTCGCCGAGGAGGAGGGCGCCCGGTTCGGCGTACCGTGCCTCGGGTCGCGGCTGCTGACCGGTGACATCGCGCCGGAGCGGGCGGCGGCTCTCACCGACCCGGACGGCGTCACCTTCGAAGCCGCGCTCGGCGGTCCGCCGGCCGGCGCCCGCCCCGAGCTGCTGGCCGGGCTGGCCGCCTTCGTCGAGTTGCACGTCGAGCAGGGCCGGGCGCTGGCCGAGCTGGCCGCCCCGATCGGGATCGGCAGCGGCATCTGGCCGCACGGCCGGTGGCGGCTGGAGCTGACCGGCGAGGCCAACCACGCCGGCACCACCCGGATGGCCGACCGGCGGGATCCGATGCTGACCTTCGCGTTCGCGGTGCTGGCCGTCAACAAGGAGGCCCGGCTGCGCGGCGCGCACGCCACCGTCGGCCGGGTCCGGGTCGAACCGAACGCCACGAACGCGGTGCCGTCCCGGGTCGCCGGCTGGCTCGACGCCCGGGCCGCCGACCGCCACGTCCTCGACGCACTGGTCGAGACCGTGCACCGTAAGGTCGCCGAGCGGGCCGACCGGGACGGCACCACGGTCACCCTGACCCCCGAGTCGGCCAGCCCGGCCGTCGATTTCGACGCCGACCTGGTCGGCCGGCTACGCCGGGCGCTCGGCGACGACGTTCCGGTGCTGCCGACCGCCGCCGGCCACGACGCCGGGATCCTCGCGGCGCACCTGCCCACCGCGATGCTCTTCGTCCGCAACCCGACCGGGGTCTCCCACTCGCCGGCCGAGTCCGCCGCCGACGCCGACTGCGCGGCCGGCGTGCAGGCGCTCACCGACCTGCTGACGGCGCTGGCATGCGACTGA
- the hutU gene encoding urocanate hydratase: MNEQVRAARGGSRTAKGWPQEAALRMLMNNLDPEVAERPGDLVVYGGTGRAARDWPSYHALVRTLRELADDETLLVQSGRPVGVLRTHEWAPRVLIANSNLVGDWATWPEFRRLENLGLTMYGQMTAGSWIYIGTQGILQGTYETFAAVAAKLATAGTASAGTASADLAAAAAGGASLAGTLTLTAGCGGMGGAQPLAVTMNGGACLIVDVDPGRLARRVRDRYLDQVADSLDAAVELATAARRDRRALSVGVVGNAATVLPELLRRGVEIDIVTDQTSAHDPLSYLPEGVELAEAAGLAAADPAGFTERARASMARHVEAMVGFLDAGAEVFDYGNSIRGEAQLGGYRRAFDFPGFVPAYIRPLFCAGKGPFRWAALSGDPADIAATDRAILELFPENESLARWIRLAGERLTFQGLPARICWLGYGERDRAGVRFNEMVASGELSAPVVIGRDHLDAGSVASPYRETEAMADGSDAIADWPLLNALVNTASGASWVSIHHGGGVGIGRSLHAGQVCVADGSALAGQKIERVLTNDPATGVLRHVDAGYPAAAEVATATGLPIPMRAPGVSPTAVAAQAPSPTETPSPTEAA, from the coding sequence ATGAACGAGCAGGTCCGCGCCGCGCGCGGCGGCAGCCGCACCGCGAAGGGCTGGCCGCAGGAGGCCGCCCTGCGGATGCTGATGAACAACCTGGACCCGGAGGTGGCCGAGCGCCCCGGCGACCTGGTGGTCTACGGCGGCACCGGCCGGGCGGCCCGGGACTGGCCGTCCTACCACGCCCTGGTGCGTACGCTGCGGGAGCTGGCCGACGACGAGACGCTGCTGGTGCAGTCCGGCCGGCCGGTCGGGGTGCTGCGCACCCACGAATGGGCGCCCCGGGTGCTGATCGCCAACTCGAACCTGGTCGGCGACTGGGCCACCTGGCCGGAGTTCCGCCGGCTGGAGAACCTCGGCCTGACCATGTACGGGCAGATGACCGCCGGCTCCTGGATCTACATCGGCACCCAGGGCATCCTGCAGGGCACCTACGAGACGTTCGCGGCGGTCGCCGCGAAGCTGGCCACGGCGGGCACGGCCTCGGCGGGCACGGCCTCGGCGGACCTCGCCGCGGCCGCGGCCGGCGGCGCGAGCCTGGCCGGCACCCTCACGCTCACCGCCGGCTGCGGCGGGATGGGCGGCGCCCAGCCGCTCGCGGTCACCATGAACGGCGGCGCCTGCCTGATCGTGGACGTGGACCCCGGCCGGCTGGCCCGCCGGGTCCGGGACCGTTACCTCGACCAGGTGGCCGACTCGCTGGACGCCGCCGTCGAGCTGGCCACCGCCGCCCGCCGCGACCGCCGGGCGCTCTCGGTCGGGGTGGTCGGCAACGCCGCCACCGTCCTGCCGGAGCTGCTGCGCCGGGGCGTCGAGATCGACATCGTCACTGACCAGACCAGCGCCCACGACCCGCTGTCGTACCTGCCCGAGGGGGTGGAGCTGGCCGAGGCGGCCGGGCTGGCGGCGGCCGACCCGGCCGGGTTCACCGAGCGGGCGCGGGCCTCGATGGCCCGCCACGTCGAGGCGATGGTCGGCTTCCTCGACGCGGGCGCCGAGGTCTTCGACTACGGCAACTCGATCCGGGGCGAGGCGCAACTCGGCGGCTACCGGCGGGCATTCGACTTCCCCGGTTTCGTGCCCGCGTACATCCGGCCGTTGTTCTGCGCCGGCAAGGGTCCGTTCCGGTGGGCGGCGCTGTCGGGCGACCCGGCCGACATCGCCGCCACCGACCGGGCCATCCTGGAGCTGTTCCCCGAGAACGAGTCGCTGGCCCGGTGGATCAGGCTGGCCGGCGAGCGGCTGACCTTCCAGGGCCTGCCGGCGCGGATCTGCTGGCTCGGCTACGGCGAACGCGACCGGGCCGGGGTCCGGTTCAACGAGATGGTCGCCTCGGGTGAGCTCTCCGCCCCGGTGGTGATCGGCCGCGACCACCTGGACGCCGGGTCGGTCGCCTCGCCGTACCGGGAGACCGAGGCGATGGCCGACGGCTCCGACGCGATCGCCGACTGGCCGCTGCTCAACGCGCTCGTCAACACCGCCAGCGGCGCCTCCTGGGTGTCGATCCACCACGGCGGCGGGGTCGGCATCGGGCGGTCGCTGCACGCCGGGCAGGTCTGCGTCGCCGACGGCAGCGCGCTGGCCGGCCAGAAGATCGAACGGGTGCTCACCAACGACCCGGCGACCGGGGTGCTGCGACACGTCGACGCCGGCTATCCGGCGGCGGCCGAGGTGGCCACCGCCACCGGCCTGCCGATCCCGATGCGGGCGCCGGGCGTGTCGCCGACAGCGGTCGCGGCGCAGGCGCCCAGCCCGACCGAGACGCCCAGCCCGACGGAGGCAGCGTGA
- a CDS encoding MurR/RpiR family transcriptional regulator, translating to MNDTGVIAAPPTDRVLELFHGVRLTPTQRRIAHSLVQHAASAAYLSAAEVAELAQVSQPSVTRFAMALGYDGYPALRRRLRDIAAGGPGPDSPGHLTGPPQNETQRAVRAEVENLHRLADQLADRDRVTAAGALLAASRPLPVLGLRAAAPLAAYFAYFAAKIHPDVRVLDTGGSLLADRLEQARAGGATALLAIVLPRYPRESLEALREVRESGTGLTVVTITDSAVSPAAEYSDIVLPAAVGAQLVFDLHTAPMALSMVLLQAICDAAPADAQRRLEEFERSATRRQVFLS from the coding sequence GTGAATGACACCGGCGTCATCGCGGCCCCGCCGACGGACCGCGTGCTCGAACTGTTCCACGGCGTGCGGCTCACGCCAACCCAGCGCCGGATCGCGCACAGCCTGGTGCAGCATGCCGCCTCGGCCGCGTACCTCTCCGCCGCCGAGGTCGCCGAGCTGGCTCAGGTCAGCCAGCCGTCGGTGACCCGGTTCGCGATGGCCCTCGGCTACGACGGCTATCCGGCCCTGCGCCGCCGGCTCCGCGACATCGCCGCCGGCGGACCGGGGCCCGACTCCCCCGGCCACCTGACCGGCCCGCCGCAGAACGAGACCCAACGCGCGGTACGCGCCGAGGTGGAGAACCTGCACCGGCTCGCCGACCAGCTCGCCGACCGGGACCGGGTCACCGCCGCCGGGGCGCTGCTGGCCGCCAGCCGTCCGCTGCCGGTGCTCGGGCTGCGCGCGGCGGCGCCGCTGGCCGCGTACTTCGCCTACTTCGCGGCCAAGATCCACCCGGACGTGCGGGTGCTCGACACCGGCGGCAGCCTGCTCGCCGACCGGTTGGAGCAGGCCCGGGCCGGCGGGGCGACCGCGCTGCTGGCGATCGTGCTGCCCCGCTATCCGCGCGAGTCGCTGGAGGCGCTGCGGGAGGTACGCGAGTCCGGCACCGGGCTCACCGTGGTCACCATCACCGACTCGGCGGTCAGCCCGGCCGCCGAATACTCCGACATCGTGCTGCCCGCCGCCGTCGGCGCCCAGCTCGTCTTCGACCTGCACACCGCCCCGATGGCGCTGTCGATGGTGCTGCTGCAGGCGATCTGCGACGCCGCTCCGGCCGACGCCCAGCGCCGGCTGGAGGAGTTCGAACGCTCCGCCACCCGCCGGCAGGTGTTCCTCAGCTAG
- a CDS encoding class I SAM-dependent methyltransferase: protein MDGTKIRRAIARTRLAPVAAFPQRLFKVARYDARVLKVSARWLVTSREHHNYTYHLTRLSREHLAWFVSVVCAVPVKQVRQYLAEIEGDDELRRHIEQATAASARRGLADRQVRYARRIGWYAMVRALRPAHIVETGVDKGLGTCVLAAALLRNAAEGDPGRVTSLDINPEAGYLAKAQPWSDVVDLVIGDSISSINDLDRPVDMFLHDSDHSVGHEQREFEAVEAKLAPGAVLLTDNVTVTNVLAEHAERTDRRFLAFRETPARHWFPGDGIGVAW, encoded by the coding sequence GTGGATGGCACGAAGATTCGGCGCGCGATCGCCCGTACCCGCCTGGCTCCGGTGGCGGCATTTCCCCAACGACTGTTCAAGGTCGCCCGCTACGACGCGCGGGTGCTGAAGGTGTCGGCCCGCTGGCTGGTCACCTCCCGCGAACACCACAACTACACGTACCACCTGACCCGGCTCAGCCGCGAGCACCTGGCCTGGTTCGTCAGCGTGGTCTGCGCGGTGCCGGTCAAGCAGGTCCGGCAGTACCTGGCCGAGATCGAGGGCGACGACGAACTGCGCCGTCACATCGAGCAGGCGACCGCGGCCTCCGCCCGGCGCGGCCTGGCCGACCGGCAGGTCCGCTACGCCCGCCGGATCGGCTGGTACGCCATGGTCCGCGCGCTGCGCCCGGCGCACATCGTGGAGACCGGCGTGGACAAAGGGCTGGGCACCTGCGTGCTGGCCGCCGCCCTGCTGCGCAACGCCGCCGAGGGAGACCCGGGCCGGGTCACCTCGCTGGACATCAACCCGGAGGCCGGCTACCTGGCCAAGGCGCAGCCCTGGTCGGACGTGGTCGACCTGGTGATCGGCGACTCGATCTCGTCGATCAACGACCTGGACCGGCCGGTCGACATGTTCCTGCACGACAGCGACCACAGCGTCGGCCACGAGCAGCGCGAGTTCGAGGCGGTGGAGGCGAAGCTGGCGCCCGGGGCGGTGCTGCTCACCGACAACGTCACGGTGACGAACGTGCTCGCCGAGCACGCCGAACGGACCGACCGGCGGTTCCTCGCCTTCCGGGAGACCCCGGCCCGGCACTGGTTCCCCGGCGACGGGATCGGCGTCGCCTGGTAG
- a CDS encoding MOSC N-terminal beta barrel domain-containing protein, protein MRLAAIHTYPVKGCHRLDHDGARVEPWGLRGDRRWMVVDEDGVGVTQREVPALALIRPEPRPDGVLLRAAGRPDLTVPEPADGDALPVRVFRHHAPAAARVADAGAAEWLTVALDRKVRLVWLGDPTARSVPDTTFSAPADRVSFADGFPLLLATTASLDAVNDALLASGSHEAPLPMARFRPNLVVSGCRRPWQEEEWTGRRLRIGAAVFRVARPSPRCVVTTVDQETAEKGREPLRVLAAIHAVDQKLLFGQNIIPDGVTAGAEITIGDEVALAGD, encoded by the coding sequence ATGCGGCTGGCGGCCATCCACACGTACCCGGTCAAGGGTTGTCACCGGCTCGACCACGACGGCGCGCGGGTCGAGCCCTGGGGCCTGCGCGGCGACCGGCGGTGGATGGTCGTCGACGAAGACGGGGTCGGCGTCACCCAGCGGGAGGTGCCGGCGCTGGCGCTGATCCGCCCCGAGCCGCGGCCCGACGGAGTGCTGCTGCGGGCGGCCGGCCGACCCGACCTGACGGTGCCGGAGCCGGCCGATGGCGACGCGCTGCCGGTGCGGGTGTTCCGCCACCACGCGCCGGCCGCCGCGCGGGTCGCCGACGCCGGGGCCGCCGAGTGGCTGACCGTGGCGCTGGACCGCAAGGTCCGGCTGGTCTGGCTGGGCGACCCGACCGCCCGGTCGGTGCCGGACACGACGTTCAGCGCGCCGGCCGACCGGGTCAGCTTCGCCGACGGGTTTCCGCTGCTGCTCGCCACCACCGCCTCGCTGGACGCGGTGAACGACGCGCTGCTGGCGTCGGGCAGCCACGAGGCGCCGCTGCCGATGGCCCGGTTCCGCCCGAACCTGGTGGTCAGCGGCTGCCGCCGGCCGTGGCAGGAGGAGGAGTGGACCGGCCGCCGGCTGCGGATCGGCGCGGCGGTGTTCCGGGTGGCCCGACCCAGCCCGCGCTGCGTGGTGACCACTGTGGATCAGGAGACCGCGGAGAAGGGGCGGGAGCCGCTGCGGGTGCTGGCCGCGATCCACGCCGTCGACCAGAAGCTGCTCTTCGGCCAGAACATCATTCCCGACGGCGTCACCGCCGGCGCGGAGATCACCATCGGGGACGAGGTTGCCTTAGCCGGAGATTAA
- a CDS encoding expansin EXLX1 family cellulose-binding protein, whose amino-acid sequence MTDTSPDGPTARRHRRAPRLSPRWLAATGVAVLAAVVGVALAVQSGAPACAAGLAAPPDGSTRQGKATFYDSGGAGGNCSYPSAPADRMYVALGPSEYADAAACGGYLDVTGPKGKVRVLVMDRCPECPAGHIDLSKEAFAKIADPVQGIVPVSYRAVANPSGVGPLTFRMKDGTSQFWFAVLVGEHGNALRSVEARSGGSAWRPADRQDYNYWVIDGGLGAGPYSIRVTDVRGQRAVAQGIKLLPEQTQRSTVRMYGGGSAPGRAAASPTRRSPGPPTPTPAGSPSGTPTAAAGVPVAPGTTAAPAAASVPASCDG is encoded by the coding sequence GTGACCGACACCAGCCCTGACGGCCCGACCGCCCGCCGGCACCGCCGGGCGCCCCGGCTGTCGCCGCGCTGGTTGGCCGCGACCGGGGTCGCCGTGCTGGCCGCCGTCGTCGGGGTCGCCCTCGCCGTGCAGTCCGGCGCACCGGCCTGCGCCGCCGGGCTGGCGGCACCGCCGGACGGCAGCACCCGGCAGGGCAAGGCCACCTTCTACGACTCCGGCGGCGCGGGCGGCAACTGCTCCTACCCGAGCGCCCCGGCCGACCGGATGTACGTCGCGCTCGGCCCCTCCGAGTACGCCGACGCGGCCGCCTGCGGCGGGTACCTCGACGTGACCGGTCCCAAGGGCAAGGTCCGGGTACTGGTGATGGACCGCTGCCCGGAGTGTCCCGCCGGGCACATCGACCTGTCGAAGGAGGCGTTCGCGAAGATCGCCGATCCGGTACAGGGGATCGTCCCGGTCAGCTACCGGGCGGTGGCGAACCCGTCCGGGGTCGGGCCGCTGACCTTCCGGATGAAGGACGGCACGTCGCAGTTCTGGTTCGCCGTCCTGGTCGGCGAGCACGGCAACGCCCTGCGTTCGGTGGAGGCGCGGTCGGGCGGTTCGGCCTGGCGGCCCGCCGACCGGCAGGACTACAACTACTGGGTCATCGACGGTGGGCTCGGCGCCGGGCCGTACAGCATCCGCGTCACCGACGTGCGCGGGCAGCGGGCCGTCGCCCAGGGCATCAAGCTGCTGCCCGAGCAGACCCAGCGCAGCACCGTGCGGATGTACGGCGGCGGGTCCGCGCCCGGTCGGGCCGCCGCGTCGCCCACCCGCCGGTCGCCCGGCCCGCCGACCCCGACCCCCGCCGGCAGCCCATCCGGTACGCCGACCGCCGCGGCTGGCGTACCCGTTGCTCCCGGGACCACCGCGGCGCCGGCGGCCGCGTCGGTGCCCGCCAGTTGCGACGGCTGA
- a CDS encoding YbaB/EbfC family nucleoid-associated protein produces the protein MSDPTNPGAGTSLSSLLRQMQDQFDRSERLNSQLSELVGRAVSPDGMVRVACTADDPTHEVEIDPRALRRGATDLAGSLQEAARGARADLARQTDDLIREQTGGGGPLALPHDPAAAQQKLRHLNDLINSGARDTNLMFERMRRQFGL, from the coding sequence ATGTCAGACCCCACCAACCCGGGCGCCGGCACCAGCCTGAGTTCGCTGTTGCGGCAGATGCAGGACCAGTTCGACCGCTCCGAGCGGCTCAACTCCCAGCTCTCCGAACTCGTCGGCCGGGCGGTGAGTCCGGACGGCATGGTGCGGGTCGCCTGCACGGCCGACGACCCGACCCACGAGGTCGAGATCGACCCTCGGGCGCTGCGGCGGGGCGCCACCGATCTCGCCGGCAGCCTCCAGGAGGCGGCCCGCGGCGCCCGGGCCGACCTGGCCCGGCAGACCGACGACCTGATCCGGGAGCAGACCGGCGGCGGCGGTCCGCTGGCCCTGCCGCACGACCCGGCCGCCGCCCAGCAGAAGCTGCGGCACCTGAACGACCTCATCAACTCCGGGGCGCGGGACACGAACCTGATGTTCGAGCGGATGCGGCGCCAGTTCGGTCTCTGA
- a CDS encoding LysE family translocator, giving the protein MVDATAALGIALVALGLVLTPGPNMIYLISRTLAQGRTAGLVSLLGVAAGFLVYLVGSAAGLTTLFALVPPLYDLIRLAGAGYLLWLAWQAVRSRNGALFVARQLPPDPPRRLFLMGLLTNLLNPKIAVLYISLLPQFIDPARGSVAGQGLLLGLTQIVVAVTVNCLIVVAAGRIAGWLAGRPGWLRIQQWFMASVLGALAVRLLTDRARPVPAG; this is encoded by the coding sequence ATGGTCGATGCCACGGCTGCACTGGGAATCGCGCTTGTCGCGCTCGGCCTGGTGCTCACCCCCGGCCCGAACATGATCTACCTGATCTCCCGCACCCTGGCCCAGGGCCGGACCGCCGGCCTGGTCTCCCTGCTCGGGGTGGCGGCCGGGTTCCTGGTCTACCTGGTCGGCTCGGCGGCCGGGCTGACCACACTGTTCGCCCTGGTGCCGCCGCTCTACGACCTGATCCGGCTGGCCGGCGCCGGCTATCTGCTCTGGCTGGCCTGGCAGGCGGTGCGGTCCCGCAACGGCGCGCTCTTCGTGGCCCGGCAGCTGCCCCCGGACCCGCCCCGCCGGTTGTTCCTGATGGGCCTGCTCACCAACCTGCTCAACCCGAAGATCGCGGTGCTCTACATCTCCCTGCTGCCCCAGTTCATCGACCCGGCCCGCGGCTCGGTGGCCGGTCAGGGCCTGCTGCTCGGCCTGACCCAGATCGTCGTGGCCGTCACGGTGAACTGCCTGATCGTCGTCGCCGCCGGCCGGATCGCCGGCTGGCTCGCCGGCCGGCCCGGCTGGTTGCGGATCCAGCAGTGGTTCATGGCATCGGTGCTCGGCGCGCTCGCCGTCCGGCTCCTCACCGATCGGGCCCGGCCGGTCCCGGCCGGCTGA
- a CDS encoding D-arabinono-1,4-lactone oxidase — protein MTETRTNWAGNVTFRAGRLHRPDTLDELRKLVAGRSRLRTLGTGHSFNRLADTTGDQVSVAGLPADLRFDPAGPRVRVPAGLRYGDLVARLHAAGWALPNLASLPHISVAGACATGTHGSGDRNGGLATSVSALRLVTADGDLVTLDRRADPDRFPGSVVALGALGVVVDLTLDLVPAFDLRQYVYQDLPRAELDAHQAEVFGAGHSVSLFTDWTGPRFNQVWIKRRVDDPGPWQPTPRWFGATLADRPLHPVPGMSAENCTGQLGEPGPWYARLPHFRLEFTPSSGEELQSEYLLPRTRMTEALDAVDRVRHLVAPVLQISEIRTVAADDLWLSPSYGRDSVAIHFTWVKDPEAVAPVLAAVERELAGLGARPHWGKVFAVPAAELRDRYDRHGDFLDLMRHFDPAGKFRNELLDTYFPR, from the coding sequence ATGACCGAGACGCGCACCAACTGGGCCGGCAACGTGACCTTCCGCGCCGGCCGGCTGCACCGCCCGGACACCCTCGACGAGCTGCGAAAACTGGTGGCGGGCCGGTCCCGGCTGCGCACGCTCGGCACCGGGCACTCCTTCAACCGGCTGGCCGACACCACCGGCGACCAGGTCTCGGTCGCCGGGCTGCCGGCGGACCTCCGGTTCGACCCGGCCGGCCCGCGGGTGCGGGTCCCGGCCGGGCTCCGCTACGGCGACCTGGTGGCCCGGCTGCACGCCGCCGGCTGGGCGCTGCCCAACCTCGCCTCGCTGCCGCACATCTCGGTCGCCGGTGCCTGCGCCACCGGCACCCACGGCTCCGGCGACCGCAACGGCGGCCTGGCCACCTCGGTCTCGGCGCTCCGGCTGGTCACCGCGGACGGCGACCTGGTCACCCTCGACCGGCGGGCCGACCCCGACCGATTCCCCGGGTCGGTCGTCGCGCTGGGGGCGCTCGGCGTGGTCGTCGACCTCACCCTCGATCTGGTGCCGGCCTTCGACCTGCGGCAGTACGTCTACCAGGACCTGCCGCGCGCCGAGCTCGACGCGCACCAGGCCGAGGTGTTCGGCGCCGGGCACAGCGTCAGCCTCTTCACCGACTGGACCGGGCCGCGGTTCAACCAGGTGTGGATCAAGCGGCGGGTGGACGACCCCGGGCCGTGGCAACCGACGCCGCGCTGGTTCGGCGCGACGCTCGCCGACCGCCCGCTGCACCCGGTGCCCGGGATGTCCGCCGAGAACTGCACCGGGCAGCTCGGCGAACCCGGCCCCTGGTACGCCCGGCTGCCCCATTTCCGGCTCGAGTTCACCCCGAGCAGCGGAGAGGAGCTGCAGTCCGAGTATCTGCTCCCCCGGACCCGGATGACCGAGGCGCTGGACGCAGTGGACCGGGTCCGGCACCTGGTCGCCCCGGTCCTGCAGATCTCCGAGATCCGGACCGTCGCCGCCGACGACCTGTGGCTGAGCCCGAGCTACGGCCGGGACAGCGTGGCGATCCACTTCACCTGGGTGAAGGACCCCGAGGCGGTGGCGCCGGTGCTGGCCGCCGTCGAGCGGGAGCTGGCCGGGCTGGGCGCCCGCCCGCACTGGGGCAAGGTGTTCGCGGTGCCCGCCGCCGAACTGCGTGACCGGTACGACCGGCACGGCGACTTCCTCGACCTGATGCGGCACTTCGATCCGGCCGGCAAGTTCCGCAACGAGCTGCTCGACACCTACTTCCCGCGGTGA